One Pagrus major chromosome 15, Pma_NU_1.0 DNA window includes the following coding sequences:
- the gpr75 gene encoding probable G-protein coupled receptor 75, whose product MNTTVTPSDLVDVPRQQNFNGTLSTPTLSGWAVIHTATLTFCSLLLIFIFCLGSYGNLVVFLSFFDPVFRKFRTNFDFMILNLSFCDLFICCVTAPMFALVLFLDAGGGDGVSKSFCFAFHLTSSGFIIMSLETVAVIALHRLRMVLGQQPNRTASFPCTLALTALLWTSSFTMAALLTMRAYPRRDGPCLPHFGLGSGQARVVLYVYLADFAFCVAVVSVSYLMIAQTLRKNAQVRKCPIITVDATCPPPPPPLIAAGFESMQCAVQGPSLYRNQTYNKLQNVQTHSYANKTSQPLVPGAAQGATCCQLVSTVNLATAKDSKAVVTCVVIVFSVLLCCLPMGVSLAQDVLSPESSFAHYQFELCGFVLIFLKSGINPFVYSRNSAGLRRRVLCCVQWAALGFLCCKQKTRLHAMGKGSLEVNRNKSSHHETNSAYVLSPKPQRRLVDQACGPSHSRDCAGSPKATGVRKPRPPSTSTPINTRIEPYYSIYNSSPSAGPSSPTSLQPVSSQTFAFAKSYVAMHYHTHQDALQDFESTSVHQIPIPSV is encoded by the coding sequence CTGGGCCGTGATCCACACCGCTACCTTGACCTTttgctccctcctcctcatcttcatcttctgcCTGGGCTCCTACGGCAACCTGGTGGTGTTCCTGTCCTTTTTCGACCCGGTGTTTCGCAAGTTCCGCACCAACTTCGACTTCATGATCCTCAACCTCTCCTTCTGTGACTTGTTCATCTGCTGCGTGACTGCTCCCATGTTCGCGCTGGTGCTCTTCCTGGAcgcaggtggaggggatggagtGTCGAAGAGCTTCTGCTTCGCCTTCCACCTGACCAGCTCGGGCTTCATCATCATGTCCCTGGAGACGGTTGCTGTCATTGCTCTGCACAGACTGCGCATGGTTTTGGGGCAGCAGCCCAACCGCACCGCCTCCTTCCCCTGCACGCTGGCCCTCACCGCCCTGCTGTGGACATCCAGCTTCACCATGGCCGCCCTGCTCACCATGCGGGCGTACCCGCGTAGAGACGGACCCTGCTTGCCTCACTTTGGCCTCGGAAGTGGACAGGCCAGGGTCGTGTTGTACGTCTACCTGGCAGACTTTGCCTTTTGCGTTGCCGTGGTGTCCGTGTCCTATCTGATGATTGCTCAGACGCTGAGAAAGAATGCACAAGTGAGAAAATGTCCCATCATCACTGTAGATGCCACGTGCCCTCCGCCCCCACCACCTCTCATCGCAGCAGGCTTTGAGAGCATGCAGTGTGCTGTTCAAGGCCCCTCTCTGTATCGTAACCAGACATACAACAAGCTGCAGAATGTTCAGACACACTCTTATGCCAACAAGACCAGCCAGCCTCTTGTTCCCGGCGCTGCCCAAGGAGCCACCTGCTGTCAGCTGGTGTCTACAGTCAACTTGGCCACAGCCAAAGACTCCAAGGCGGTCGTCACCTGTGTAGTCATAGTGTtctctgtgctgctctgctgcctgCCGATGGGAGTTTCACTGGCACAGGACGTTTTGTCACCAGAAAGCAGCTTTGCACATTACCAGTTTGAACTGTGCGGCTTTGTGCTCATTTTTCTCAAGTCGGGCATCAATCCATTTGTGTACTCGCGCAACAGCGCAGGCCTCCGCCGCCGCGTGCTCTGCTGTGTCCAGTGGGCGGCACTGGGCTTTCTCTGCTGCAAGCAAAAGACTCGCCTGCATGCGATGGGGAAGGGCAGCCTGGAAGTCAATCGCAATAAATCCTCCCATCATGAGACCAACTCGGCCTACGTCCTGTCGCCCAAGCCGCAAAGGAGGCTGGTGGACCAGGCTTGCGGGCCCAGCCACTCCAGGGACTGTGCGGGCAGTCCAAAGGCGACAGGTGTGCGCAAGCCCCGCCCGCCGAGCACCTCTACACCTATCAACACCCGCATTGAGCCCTACTACAGCATATACAACAGCAGTCCCTCTGCGGGGCCCAGCTCCCCTACCAGCCTGCAGCCTGTCAGCTCTCAGACGTTTGCTTTTGCCAAGTCTTATGTAGCCATGCACTACCACACTCACCAGGACGCCCTGCAAGACTTTGAAAGCACCTCAGTGCACCAGATTCCCATTCCCTCGGTCTGA